One window of Arcobacter sp. CECT 8983 genomic DNA carries:
- a CDS encoding metal ABC transporter ATP-binding protein: MQIDNAIEVKNLSFSYDEQKVLEDINFEIKQKDFLTIIGPNGGGKSTLLKLILGLNDLNNGSIKIFGQEHLEQIHNLGYVPQNTNVNLNFPITVLEVVMMGQNCLTKRLFGYKKEEKQRAMEVLEKVKMKEFAKNRISNLSGGQRQRVLIARALFSKPKILLLDEPTSSIDIKGCEQIYSTLEELNKNIPIIVVSHDISVILKYASKAFYVNKKLTHHDLTTMKDEFKSIDSHVCEIELLEMLGRCRC; encoded by the coding sequence ATGCAAATAGACAATGCAATAGAAGTTAAAAACCTTAGTTTTTCTTATGATGAACAAAAGGTTTTAGAAGATATAAACTTTGAAATTAAACAAAAAGACTTTTTAACAATAATAGGTCCAAATGGTGGAGGTAAATCAACTTTACTAAAACTAATTCTTGGACTAAATGACTTAAATAATGGTTCTATAAAAATATTTGGGCAAGAACACTTAGAACAAATTCATAATTTAGGTTATGTTCCTCAAAATACAAATGTAAATTTAAACTTTCCAATCACTGTACTTGAAGTTGTGATGATGGGACAGAACTGCCTTACAAAAAGATTATTTGGATACAAAAAAGAAGAGAAACAAAGAGCAATGGAAGTTCTTGAAAAAGTAAAGATGAAAGAGTTTGCAAAAAATAGAATATCAAATCTTTCAGGTGGACAAAGACAAAGAGTTTTAATAGCCCGAGCACTTTTTTCTAAACCAAAAATTTTACTTCTTGATGAACCAACTTCAAGCATTGATATAAAAGGTTGCGAACAAATTTATTCTACTTTAGAAGAATTAAATAAAAATATTCCAATAATTGTAGTTAGTCACGATATCTCAGTTATTTTAAAATATGCCTCAAAGGCTTTTTATGTAAATAAAAAACTTACACACCATGATTTAACTACTATGAAAGATGAATTTAAATCTATAGATTCTCATGTTTGTGAAATAGAATTATTAGAGATGTTAGGAAGATGCAGATGTTAG
- a CDS encoding metal ABC transporter permease, translating to MLELLSYSFIQNALIAGVIISIITAIIGTYVVVNKMVFLSGGIAHSAYGGIGIAMYFGLPMLLSTSVFCVLISILIAFASYKNRENLDIMIGLTWAVGMSFGIILADLTPGYQSDLMSYLFGSLLAVTNQDLYYMAFLLIFTIAIVVVFYRDILAVSYDTEYASLRGIKTKFFYTLILILSSLAIVISIKVVGLILVIALLTIPIYISSFFCKNLLSMMLISALLSIMFTIIGLYISYEFDVSSGPSIIISSSLFALVIFIIKSIKK from the coding sequence ATGTTAGAGCTACTTTCATACTCATTTATCCAAAATGCTTTAATTGCAGGAGTTATCATAAGTATTATCACTGCAATAATAGGAACTTATGTTGTTGTAAATAAAATGGTGTTTTTATCAGGGGGTATTGCTCATAGTGCTTATGGTGGTATTGGAATAGCAATGTATTTTGGATTACCAATGCTTTTATCAACCTCTGTATTTTGTGTACTTATTAGTATTCTTATTGCTTTTGCAAGTTATAAAAACAGAGAAAATCTTGATATTATGATTGGTCTTACTTGGGCAGTTGGTATGTCTTTTGGAATAATCCTAGCAGACCTTACACCTGGGTATCAATCTGATTTGATGAGTTATCTTTTTGGTTCTTTACTTGCAGTAACTAATCAAGATTTATACTATATGGCTTTTTTACTTATATTTACAATTGCAATTGTAGTAGTTTTTTATAGGGATATCTTAGCAGTATCTTATGATACAGAATATGCAAGTTTAAGAGGAATAAAAACAAAGTTTTTTTATACACTTATATTGATTCTATCAAGTTTGGCAATTGTTATATCTATCAAGGTTGTAGGTTTAATACTAGTTATCGCTCTACTTACTATACCAATTTATATATCAAGTTTTTTTTGTAAGAACTTATTATCTATGATGCTTATTTCTGCTCTCCTATCGATAATGTTTACCATCATAGGACTTTATATCTCATATGAGTTTGATGTGAGTTCAGGACCTTCTATTATAATAAGTAGTTCGCTTTTTGCATTGGTTATTTTCATAATAAAAAGTATAAAAAAATAA
- the ribA gene encoding GTP cyclohydrolase II has translation MNINLKEQKIKNIIESQVANLPTRYGNFDIKAYKDGCQEHLAIMSKNFKNIKVPLVRIHSECLTGDTIGSLKCDCNNQLALALELISKEGGLIIYHRQEGRNIGLVNKVNAYNLQDKGFNTIEANLKLGFEADERDYTAIGFILKDLNLKKIKLITNNPKKIEFVKSCGIEIDTRVPALTKTNKHNKNYLQTKKEHLGHIL, from the coding sequence ATGAATATTAATTTAAAAGAACAGAAGATAAAAAACATTATTGAATCACAAGTTGCAAATCTACCAACAAGATATGGAAACTTTGATATTAAAGCTTATAAAGATGGTTGCCAAGAACACCTTGCAATTATGAGTAAAAACTTTAAAAATATTAAAGTTCCTTTAGTAAGAATACACTCTGAATGTTTAACAGGAGATACAATAGGTAGTTTAAAATGTGATTGTAATAATCAACTTGCATTAGCTTTAGAGCTTATTTCTAAAGAAGGTGGTTTAATAATTTATCATAGGCAAGAAGGAAGAAATATAGGACTTGTAAATAAAGTTAATGCTTATAACTTACAAGATAAAGGATTTAATACTATTGAAGCAAATTTAAAACTTGGATTTGAAGCTGATGAAAGAGATTATACTGCAATTGGTTTTATACTAAAAGATTTAAATTTAAAAAAGATAAAACTAATTACTAATAATCCAAAAAAGATTGAGTTTGTTAAAAGTTGTGGAATAGAAATAGATACAAGAGTTCCTGCACTTACAAAAACAAATAAACACAATAAAAACTACTTACAAACTAAAAAAGAGCACTTAGGTCATATACTTTAA
- a CDS encoding response regulator, producing the protein MSQPNVCSFDKNYLASTTVLFIENNDKIRFETSEIFSAFFKKVLIAKEIEEAINIYQNNSASIDIIITDVDFPDYKGIDLLSQIRSINWEVPILITTTFSDMNILVRAIKFNLSNYIVKPIQLNTTLKIMSEIIKRKHQKKELAVKNNELRQFMAILDSCNIICEMDLNFKITSANDAFLINSEFTLDELIGMSFNDNQIFKSADAADRKIIDTLKNGKIWVGLSKKLTKQGTNYYTHSTILPIFYNDGRIKKFIEFSTLISKYENEVLSLRKHIYLLKSENLKVNSELKKEKNYYFELAEKLQEQVDENVNNAQKILFELYEVKKQNKILREKLKMQETRFEEFQATMLCGN; encoded by the coding sequence ATGTCACAACCTAATGTATGCTCATTTGACAAAAATTACTTAGCAAGTACAACTGTTTTATTTATTGAAAATAATGATAAAATAAGATTTGAAACTTCAGAAATATTTTCAGCATTTTTCAAAAAAGTATTAATTGCAAAGGAAATAGAAGAGGCAATAAATATTTACCAAAATAATAGTGCTAGTATTGATATCATAATAACAGATGTTGATTTTCCAGATTATAAAGGTATAGATCTTTTATCTCAAATTAGAAGTATAAATTGGGAAGTTCCTATTTTAATTACTACAACTTTTTCAGATATGAATATTTTAGTAAGAGCTATTAAATTTAATCTTTCAAATTATATTGTAAAACCTATCCAATTAAATACTACACTTAAGATTATGTCTGAAATTATTAAAAGAAAACATCAAAAAAAAGAGCTTGCTGTTAAAAATAATGAATTAAGACAGTTTATGGCTATTTTAGACTCTTGTAATATTATTTGCGAAATGGATTTAAATTTTAAAATTACTTCTGCAAATGATGCTTTTTTAATCAATTCAGAATTTACTTTAGATGAATTAATAGGAATGAGTTTTAATGATAATCAAATTTTTAAAAGTGCAGATGCAGCAGATAGAAAAATAATTGATACTTTAAAAAATGGAAAAATATGGGTTGGACTTAGTAAGAAGCTTACAAAACAAGGTACTAACTATTATACTCATTCGACTATTTTGCCAATATTTTATAATGATGGAAGAATAAAAAAGTTTATTGAATTTTCTACTTTAATTTCAAAATATGAGAATGAAGTCTTATCTCTAAGAAAACATATATATTTATTAAAAAGTGAAAACCTAAAAGTAAATTCTGAACTTAAAAAAGAAAAAAATTACTACTTTGAACTAGCAGAAAAGCTTCAAGAACAAGTTGATGAAAATGTTAATAATGCACAAAAAATACTATTTGAGTTATATGAAGTTAAAAAACAAAATAAGATTTTACGAGAAAAATTAAAAATGCAAGAAACTAGGTTTGAAGAGTTTCAAGCAACTATGTTGTGTGGAAATTAG
- a CDS encoding ComEC/Rec2 family competence protein, with translation MDSLQLISTKKQLISFLLILLTIFSFNIFYEYFKYKDFTKEEVYLDTYEVLNIYEKEDFLVLKLQNEKLEFFTSIDKENSIKKLDLITIAVLSKGVSFYEFLKGFYTKSIFYENIERIDTLKKELFNHINSLHKEEKIQELFNALFLAIPISKENRQIYTDFGISHLIAISGFHLSIISFIIFILFYYPYSFFHERYFPYRNKKADVVLISIVILLYYLHLTNLVPSLLRSFIMFSLAFLYLRSNIKVFSFQSLAITLLIILSLFPKYLFSISLWFSIIGVFYIFLYIHYFKTLPKLFSIIFFNFWIFFVFNPIVHFFFPNTSYEQLLSPFFTLLFTFFYPLEIIVHLLGFADVLDKYILMFLNYKVSIYETDTSLYFFIIYVAISFFSIFSKKFFILLNILLIIFNVTMFF, from the coding sequence ATGGATAGTTTACAATTAATCTCAACTAAAAAACAGTTAATATCTTTTCTTTTAATCTTGCTTACTATTTTTTCTTTTAATATTTTTTATGAATACTTTAAATATAAAGATTTTACTAAAGAAGAAGTTTACCTTGATACTTATGAAGTATTAAATATCTATGAAAAAGAAGATTTTTTAGTTCTTAAACTTCAAAATGAGAAACTTGAATTTTTTACTTCAATTGACAAAGAAAATAGTATTAAAAAATTAGATTTAATAACTATTGCAGTTTTATCAAAGGGTGTTTCTTTTTATGAGTTCTTAAAAGGCTTTTATACTAAATCAATTTTCTATGAAAACATAGAAAGAATTGATACTTTAAAAAAAGAACTTTTCAATCATATAAATAGCTTACATAAAGAAGAAAAAATACAAGAGTTATTTAATGCTTTGTTTCTAGCTATACCTATTTCTAAAGAGAATAGACAAATTTATACTGATTTTGGTATTAGTCACCTTATTGCAATTTCTGGTTTTCATTTGTCTATAATTTCATTTATAATCTTTATTCTTTTTTATTATCCATACTCTTTTTTTCATGAAAGATATTTTCCTTATAGAAATAAAAAGGCTGATGTAGTTCTTATTTCAATAGTTATACTTTTATATTATTTACATTTAACTAATCTTGTTCCTTCTTTGCTTCGCTCTTTTATTATGTTTTCTCTGGCTTTTCTATATTTACGTTCAAATATAAAAGTTTTTTCATTTCAATCTTTAGCAATTACACTATTAATAATACTATCCTTATTTCCAAAATATCTATTTTCTATCTCTTTATGGTTTTCTATTATTGGAGTATTTTATATCTTTTTATATATTCATTATTTTAAAACTTTACCTAAACTATTTTCAATAATCTTTTTTAATTTTTGGATATTTTTTGTTTTTAATCCTATTGTTCATTTCTTTTTTCCTAATACTTCATATGAGCAGTTATTATCACCTTTTTTTACATTGTTATTTACTTTTTTTTATCCTTTAGAAATAATCGTACACCTGCTTGGTTTTGCAGATGTTTTAGATAAATACATATTAATGTTTTTAAACTATAAAGTGAGTATTTATGAAACCGATACAAGTTTGTATTTTTTTATCATTTATGTAGCTATTAGTTTCTTTAGCATTTTTAGTAAAAAGTTTTTTATTCTTTTAAATATTTTACTAATAATATTCAATGTTACAATGTTCTTCTAA
- the ovoA gene encoding 5-histidylcysteine sulfoxide synthase: MNYIQNTINLSEGTVEEKREEIKKYFLQTYELDEKLFDLLKDKEHIFKQPNRLRHPLIFYYGHTATFFINKLNIANIIDKRINKTYESIFAIGVDEMSWDDLNDKHYTWPTFEQTKAYRDEVKKLVLELIDTIEFTMPINWDNPMWVILMGIEHENIHIETSSVLLRELNLKYLKEEELFTYCNEFSDSFPKNELVEVKGGEVILEKDYDNPIYYGWDNEFAFHKASIKDFKASKYLVSNGEFLEFVKEGGYSKPEYFTEDGKEWLEFSTAKHPTFWVKKEGRYYLREINRLVPLPLNYPVDINVYEAEAFCRFKSEKLGFEVRLPSEDEFYRLNDYVKAQSQEANIGLKYFNQTPVDKYKMGDFYDVVGNVWQWSITPTYPLDGFKTHPVYDDFTTPTFDDRHALMKGGSFISLGNEVLRSARYAFRKHFFQHAGFRYVQSSNDYRTQLNDNVYETDEQISQYCEFHYGEENFGVKNFPKSSVELLKPYFEGLNSKKALDLGCSVGRSTFELAKYFDEVLGIDFSANFINVGVKLKKYDTLTYKVTTEGELFEEKTISLKDFDLDDTKEKVSFMQGDACNLKELYSGYDLIFCSNLIDRLYYPQKFLDDIPNRVNKDGLLVLLSPYTWLEDYTPKKNWLGGFIQDNKEIKTLDTLKDNLEDRFELVQTIDVPFVIKETARKHQYTISQMSIWKKNK; encoded by the coding sequence ATGAACTATATACAAAATACAATTAATTTAAGTGAAGGTACAGTTGAAGAAAAAAGAGAAGAGATTAAAAAGTACTTTTTACAAACTTATGAGTTAGATGAAAAACTTTTTGATTTATTAAAAGATAAAGAACATATATTTAAGCAACCAAATAGGCTAAGACATCCTCTTATATTTTATTATGGACATACAGCAACTTTTTTTATAAATAAACTAAATATCGCAAACATCATTGATAAAAGAATAAATAAAACATATGAATCTATTTTTGCAATTGGTGTTGATGAAATGTCGTGGGATGATTTAAATGATAAACATTATACTTGGCCAACTTTTGAACAAACAAAAGCATATAGAGATGAGGTTAAAAAGTTAGTTTTAGAACTAATTGATACTATAGAGTTTACAATGCCAATAAACTGGGATAATCCTATGTGGGTTATCTTAATGGGTATAGAGCATGAAAATATTCATATAGAGACTTCATCTGTATTATTAAGAGAGTTAAACCTAAAGTATTTAAAAGAAGAAGAGCTATTTACTTACTGTAATGAGTTTAGCGATTCTTTCCCTAAAAATGAACTAGTAGAAGTTAAAGGTGGGGAAGTTATATTAGAGAAAGATTATGACAATCCTATATATTATGGTTGGGATAATGAGTTTGCTTTTCATAAAGCTTCTATAAAAGATTTCAAAGCTTCTAAGTACTTAGTTTCAAATGGAGAATTTTTAGAGTTTGTAAAAGAAGGTGGTTATTCAAAACCTGAATATTTTACTGAAGATGGAAAAGAGTGGTTAGAGTTTTCTACTGCCAAGCATCCTACTTTTTGGGTTAAAAAAGAAGGTAGATATTATCTAAGAGAAATAAATAGATTAGTTCCTTTACCTTTAAATTACCCAGTTGATATAAATGTTTATGAAGCAGAGGCTTTTTGTAGATTTAAAAGTGAAAAGTTAGGTTTTGAAGTTAGACTTCCTAGTGAAGATGAATTTTATAGATTAAATGATTATGTTAAAGCTCAAAGCCAAGAAGCAAATATAGGACTAAAATACTTTAATCAAACACCAGTAGATAAATATAAAATGGGTGATTTCTATGATGTAGTTGGAAATGTATGGCAATGGAGTATTACACCAACATATCCATTAGATGGATTTAAAACACATCCTGTATATGATGACTTTACAACTCCAACATTTGATGATAGGCATGCTCTTATGAAAGGTGGGTCATTTATCTCTTTAGGAAATGAGGTTCTTAGAAGTGCAAGATATGCCTTTAGAAAGCATTTCTTTCAACATGCAGGGTTCAGATATGTTCAAAGCTCAAATGACTATAGAACGCAATTAAACGACAATGTATATGAAACAGATGAACAGATTTCTCAATATTGTGAGTTTCATTATGGCGAGGAAAACTTTGGTGTTAAAAACTTCCCTAAATCTAGTGTGGAATTATTAAAACCATATTTTGAAGGATTAAATTCTAAAAAAGCTCTTGATTTAGGTTGTTCAGTTGGTAGAAGTACTTTTGAGTTGGCAAAATATTTTGATGAGGTACTTGGAATAGATTTTAGTGCAAACTTTATTAATGTGGGAGTTAAACTTAAAAAGTATGATACCTTAACATATAAGGTAACAACTGAAGGTGAACTTTTTGAAGAAAAAACTATCTCTTTAAAAGATTTTGATTTAGATGATACAAAAGAAAAAGTTTCATTTATGCAAGGAGATGCTTGTAATTTAAAAGAGTTATATTCAGGTTATGACTTAATTTTTTGTTCAAATTTAATTGATAGATTATATTATCCTCAAAAGTTTTTAGATGATATCCCAAATAGAGTAAATAAAGATGGATTATTAGTTCTTTTATCTCCATATACTTGGTTAGAAGATTACACTCCAAAGAAAAATTGGCTTGGTGGATTTATTCAAGATAATAAAGAGATAAAAACTTTAGATACTTTAAAAGATAATCTTGAAGATAGATTTGAATTAGTTCAAACTATAGATGTGCCATTTGTTATTAAAGAAACAGCTAGAAAGCATCAATATACGATTTCTCAAATGAGTATTTGGAAGAAAAATAAATAA